The Miscanthus floridulus cultivar M001 chromosome 7, ASM1932011v1, whole genome shotgun sequence genome includes a region encoding these proteins:
- the LOC136467442 gene encoding uncharacterized protein, with translation MAKLYVQAFPPADLNKNTEWFMYPGVWTTYILIVFFSWLLVLSVFGCTPGTAWTVVNLFHFAITYHFFHWKKGTPFADDQGMYNGLTWWEQMDNGKQLTRNRKFLIVVPVVLYLIALHTTDYQQPMLFLNTLAVSVLVVAKLPNMHKVRIFGINAEN, from the exons ATGGCGAAGCTGTACGTGCAGGCGTTCCCGCCCGCGGATCTGAACAAGAATACCGAGTGGTTCATGTACCCGGGCGTCTGGACGACCTACATCCTCATCGTCTTCTTCTCCTGGCTCCTCGTCCTCTCCGTCTTCGGCTGCACCCCTGGCACCGCGTGGACCGTCGTCAACCTCTTCCACTTCGCG ATCACATACCACTTTTTCCATTGGAAGAAAGGAACACCTTTTGCTGATGACCAGGGAATGTACAACGGATTGACTTGGTGGGAACAAATGGACAACGGCAAACAGCTTACTCGTAATAGGAAGTTCCTCATTGTTGTTCCTGTAGTCCT GTATCTGATAGCTTTGCACACCACAGACTACCAACAACCTATGCTCTTCCTCAATACCCTTGCCGTTAGTGTGCTTGTGGTCGCCAAACTACCGAATATGCACAAGGTCCGGATTTTTGGAATAAATGCTGAGAACTAA